One Drosophila ananassae strain 14024-0371.13 chromosome XR, ASM1763931v2, whole genome shotgun sequence genomic window, tctagacttcaatccgatttggataaatttcaaaattggtgcttAGCACATAACCTTAAGCCCAATGGATCAAAATTTAAACagtcattttatcgatctagtcctcactaggctactttctctatgggtacgccttagaacgattaactcaggttaacgatctgagTGTCCtgttagatttgaaacttaaatttaccgaccatatatctactaTGGTGTGctaagttttattaaaagatggtcaaaagaatttaatgacccgtacataactacaACGTtctatacatcactggtccgtccgattcttgagtatggatcgtgtgtctggagtcctcaatacggagtacaccgatatcacatagaatctgtgcaaaaaaacttcctgactttcgctcttaggggacttaattgggatgcaaatcttcacctcccctcttatcgtagtagacttttacttaATCGATGAAATTTCAATGGTTGGCTCAAAAATGCTTTCATTGTTAGATCAACGGCTTCGTCAAATTTTCCGATGCCCACACTTATGTTTTGGTGGAAAAGAGAGGCGATCATGCATTTGCACaagcttaaataatttatcctTAAACaagccttaaataatttaagtaaaCCATTACAATTCCATAAAATTAGCGCAAATTGGGACGGAAGAGTTGGTTTTCACTTTAGTTGATACAGTGAAAACTGCGGACATATCTGCACGAAATAGAGAAAATACGTTAAGATATGCTCAAAATCAGAAAACATCTGAAACTCAGGGCTTACTATATGTTCTTCATCTCAAAACAACTGCCAAATATATGGTTACCGTCACTATAGACACAAGTGACGAACTTGTAAATGGAGCAACTGATAAGCTAAAGCAAATTGACCATTGGTTTATGGCTTTAATTTAATAACgcgactttaattttttcgagcCTATTGTTGGTTCTATCGCCAGATAAAAAGCTCAAAACAGTCCAGATGCCGAATATACTCCCATAGTAAAAGCCTTTCGAGTTTTTCAGTGTAGACAATTCCCAATTGCTATTGCTGAAGCTATTACCATCCATTAAAGCCAAGGAGCAACATATAGCAAAGTCGCCGTGCATCTTAAAAGAGGCATTAAACGAGCTTCGCTATATGTTGGATGTAGTAGAGCCACTAGCTCATTTCCTTCTAGATGACTTTGTTCCTCCAACAAGATTTGGAACTCTAAATGTCCAAGCCGAACTTCAAAATTTAAGAGGGGACAAGTTCTTGACTACGCATTACGAGCTTGTGGTTAACAGAAACGAAGCAAACTCCCTATATTACCATAATGTTGAGTCTCTTCGATGCCATcgcgaagatatttttaacgaCCCTATTATTTCTGAAatgttgtgtttttgtttaagACAAATATGTCTTTAGATCCTAGAACCATAAAATCAATCAATTGCATTTAAATCTCTTGACACatcttttattgttgtttatagAAATCCTGCGTATCCTATAACACTATTTCAAAATGAAGTTATGGCGGATGTAGAGAGAATATGTTGATTAGAAAATAATACCAAATTGGTTATATTaggaaattttaatatatgaaATTTGGAGATCCATCCATAATTCCATAATTCCCCCCATCTCCTAAATTGGAGATAGGGGGAcaggcaaaatattttaatatacaaCCCTAACCTAACTTCTCATTCTATACTTCGAtagaaatgttttttaaatatcttattCACTTTTTTAAGATCAAATTTCAAATCgtcagaaaaaaaatgttcaacaatttttgtttttaaaattgtttctaACGATTCTATTCATACTGCATGTTGAGATAGCCCTTGGGAATAATCTTTTGATATATTGTTCATATCGAAAAGTCGCttactcaagatatagtcgatAAGTAGCTACCGATGGAGCTAGCTGTGAAGCAAATTTGCATATTCAAAGTATTATGTAAACATACTCAGTTTCCAATTTCCTTTTTGCAGTTTGCGGacctaaaaaatacaaaaataaatagaaaatatgaatttaatgtattttatttttttaaagtattgTTCCACGACCGCACTCAGAAAAAAACTACtccaaaataatttttagtttatttttttcacttgtGGATGGCGCTTTACCACTCCCAAACAATTTTAGTTCCTTTTTTCACTTGTGGATGGCGCTTTGCGACTGGCCGCTACCGCACTCCGAAAAAAATATCGCAAACAATTTGCAGCTTCTTTTTTTCACCGCTACGGGGCGCTTCTCAAGTGAAGGCTCATAACCTAAAATAAATTGAAGAGAGACTTGCAAAAGCGAATGCGAGGACACGAGTCTTAAGATTAATGCAATTAAGCACGCGGTTGAGCAGCAGATATAATTAAGAATATAATTAAGTAGCAGATATTTTGGGAGTGGCATGCTGGTtcgcattttttttatttaattgttttaaagAACAAGGTCATTTAACTGATTCTCGATAAGTTCGAGAATGCAGCAGATGAAAAATAACGttagaaaaccaaataaaatattggaaaGGTGGAGGTGATCGGagatgaaaaaaaagaagcagtTAGTCTAACCAAGAACTTATTAAGCAAGCCAATTGAATATTGGGACCAAGTGTTGTTTTCAGATGAGAGCAAATTTAATTCCAATCAGATGGCCGTCAGCAGATGTGGACAAAGCCCAACACTGCATGGTCATCTGCGGGTTTTTGGGGAGTTGGTGTTTATTGAAGGAATAATGGACAAGGCGTATTatcttaatattttaaaggaTAATCTAATCAAAACTCATTATGCCAAACTCCTTTACTTTCATGCATGACAATGTTCCCAAGTATTCGGCCACAGATGTGCGCATGTGGCTGGCATACAACACGGCAGACGTTCTGGCACATCCCCCATAATCACCTGACCTTAACTTGATCCAACACCTGTTGTAGGAATTGGAAAGAAAGATCAGGAAACATGacatttcatcaaaaaatgatttaataaACGCTTTGTAGAAGGAATGGGTCAAAATATCCAAGGAGGTGTCCAAAAGACTTGTACACTCTATGCCGAGACGGAGGAGCAAAAAGGACTACCCACAAAgtattaaattatatgttagATGTGGAAAATAGTATAATTAGGTTAAGTGTGCcaagatttttgtttaattttagttctagaactaaccatacaacatgtACATACATCTTATGTTAATAGCCTGTATATCCCCTCTTAATTTCTGTAACTTTTGTTATCCGTTTCGACATGCTGGGCTATTAATTTACGGCACGTCCCCAAAGGAATCTCGTCCTCGTCTCTCTTCGCATTGCCGCAATTCTTCTCTACTTTGAAATGTGATTGGTCCAATCCGACGTTTAAGCTCTCCCCATAGGTTTTCTATTGGACTGCAGATTTAAGGTTTAGGTTGCAGGTTTAAGTCTGCAGATTGActtggccacttcataatgtcCACCCTGTTTTCGGTGAACCAGGCCTTGACCAGCTTTGATGTGTGTTTTAGGTCGTTGTCCTGTAGAAAGACCCATCTCAAGGGCATGTCTTACTTAGCATATGGCAGCATTATGTCagacaatatatttttatagccaAATCGGGTCATAGTATCGGTAATCCGATGAATTGGTCCAACTCCATGCCTAGAAAAACAGCCCCAAATCATAATGTCTCCGCTTCCGTGTTTAACGGTCTATTTCGTGTACCGGGGGTCGAATTCTTTGCCTTTGGGTCGTCGTACATTCATTCTAGAGTCGTtaccaaatagatttatttttgtttcgtcgctccataggacattattccactttttAGAACCCTCTGGTCCAGACCATGCCAAATGATTTTGGGCCAACTGTTTCCTCATCATTAAATTATTTCCTCGAAGGAGAGTAACTTTTCTGGCTATGCGTCCTTGTAAGCCAGCATTAGTAAGTCTGCGACGAACTGATCTAGAAGATATTTTATGGTCAATATGAGCAGCAGGGGCGCAcgcaggaaatatttttgggggGGGTTAGGTAAGTTAAATTTGAAtgtgaatatttataatttattcatgAATAATTCACAATGTAATATCGATCTTTCTTGGTTTTTGGGCCATTATACTCAATATTGCgtcagaggttacttccagaTCCCGGTGAATGTTCAGAAGCGCCAATCCATTCAATCTTGCTCTCCAGTCTTATTGCGTAAATATGTCTTCAATCTTCGTAGTGTAGAGAACGACCGTTCGCTCGAAGCCACTGTTACTGGCAGTGTTGCACCGATCTGAAGAAATCGGTATACCGTTGGATAGAATGTTTCATCGCAAACGTCCAAAGCTTCGATGAATGTTGTTATGGGCTTCTCTTTGGAAAGATTTGAACATTTTCTGTaattagaaaaatttttctttataatgCAAGCATATTTTGAGCCAATACGATTACCTTTTCCACAACTCAATTTCTGCTTCGAATTCTTCGGTGAATACAGGGATGTCATTTGGCCATTCTTTATTCAAGGTATGAACAGTATCGTGTAATTCAGACACATCAATGTCCGCACATTTCTCCGGAATGATGTTTTGTATCCTGGAGAGAATATTCCTATGTTCCAAAAATCTCGACTCGAGCTCTTCTGAGTATTTGTCCAAGAACGGAATGTAAATTGATCTACGATAGTAATCTTCAATACTCCCTTCGTAGTTGTCCCGATTTTTCTGTCGTCCTACTCGTCGAGGAACAGTCAGCTCAGCATCAATGGTTTCTGC contains:
- the LOC116655063 gene encoding 52 kDa repressor of the inhibitor of the protein kinase-like; this translates as MRVQATEKFSEIFILATEAAETIDAELTVPRRVGRQKNRDNYEGSIEDYYRRSIYIPFLDKYSEELESRFLEHRNILSRIQNIIPEKCADIDVSELHDTVHTLNKEWPNDIPVFTEEFEAEIELWKRKCSNLSKEKPITTFIEALDVCDETFYPTVYRFLQIGATLPVTVASSERSFSTLRRLKTYLRNKTGEQD